In a single window of the Arachis hypogaea cultivar Tifrunner chromosome 6, arahy.Tifrunner.gnm2.J5K5, whole genome shotgun sequence genome:
- the LOC140173497 gene encoding uncharacterized protein: MSCWTVYLRFWCLLFANNCILFRRENQADLRLTEGRYVSSETLTPTDSNMMVVREQTPSEALAIVPIQVFVPASQQTTTDTYFEPTPMLQIEGTRETTSETPKQLQETTPKLPPAPTKIHPAAEDAAALLMMARTATYVPKTDPGMPSFSLGLTDSSQEGASTQETEREKSPETATMLEQLDSLVQKLASSAAKGKDESPQIQRETGGESSAKFETPGGINQIPDDMKQKCYIWGTRLKEDANGDTDEYEEICTLIGQGEYILMRMHLASLQAKSDIESQHIFLDCICHLPHPKPEK; the protein is encoded by the exons atgtcttgctggactgtgtatttgagattttggtgtcttttgtttgctaataattgtatcttgtttcgcagggagaaccaagctgacctgcgattgacagaaggtcgctatgtgtcctctgaaac gttgactccgactgattcgaatatgatggttgttaGGGAACAAACACCGTCggaagcgcttgcaat agtcccgatcCAGGTTTTTGTGCCGGCATCCCAACAAACAACCACTGACACATATTTCgaaccaacccctatgctacagattgaagggaCTAGAGAAAC cacttctgaaacccccaaacaacttcaagaaaccacacccaagcttcccccagctccaactaaaat tcatccagccgcagaagacgctgctgccctgttgatgatggcacggacagcaacctatgttcctaaaacagatccagggatgccatcattcagccttggattgacagattcaagccaggagggggcgtcaacgcaggagacagaaagggaaAAATCTCCAGAAACTGCAACTATGCTAGAACAATTAGACAGTTTGGTCCAAAAATTAGCAAGCAGTGCGGCAAAGGGAAAAGACGAAAGTCCACAAATTCAaagggagactgggggagaaagttctgcaaagtttgaaactcctgggggaataaatcaaattccggatgatatgaaacaaaagtgctacatctgggggacgagactgaaggaagaCGCAAATGGCGATACTGACGAGTATGAGGAGATATGCACTCTGATTGGCCaaggagaatacattttgatgagaatgcaccttgcatccctccaggcaaaaagtgatatagaatctcag catatatttctagattgtatctgccatctgcctcatcctaaaccagaaaaatga
- the LOC140173726 gene encoding uncharacterized protein: MALSDHPRGEFISPKMKKEFRIFAPVCHSGHWWLWLINTTKRKCQILDPLHKKAPSDERKDINKFTGYVFSRLITYAGGKPLEKGEKDKEIKASYVKISGQKISYDCAIYVMKWLELIEPENIKKGKYEWDNWPQEEVDHYRVEYASRILFSEMNKQRDRAIRESSAIRLSKPSSVLLSPFCQINSADIETG, encoded by the exons ATGGCACTTTCGGATCACCCAAGGGGGGAATTCATATCCCCGAAAATGAAAaaggaattcagg atttttgctcctgtTTGCCACTCGGGACATTGGTGGTTATGGTTGATAAATACAACAAAGCGGAAATGtcaaatacttgacccgctacacaaaaaagctccaagtgatgagagaaaggacattaataaattcact ggatatgtattttcaagattgataacatatgccggCGGGAAACCTCTGGAGAAAGGCGAGAAGGATAAGGAAATTAAAGcatcatatgttaaaatatcaggccaaaaaataag ctatgactgtgctatctacgtaatgaagtggcttgagttaattgagccggaaaacattaaaaaggggaagtatgaatgggataattggccacag gaggaggtggaccactatagagtggagtatgcttcccggatactattcagtgagatgaataaacagagagatcgggcaattagagagagtagtgctataaggctgtcgaagccatcctctgtattattgagtccgttttgtcaaattaattctgctgatatagaaactgggtaa
- the LOC140173498 gene encoding uncharacterized protein, with protein sequence MADSSTSSTSSISQGALKTRKPSHFRAKIKFQNIEIVVRKLHQNTIKLSVKNLKKKQSNNTQLSEKMAARNQTKDLKCATHLLNDKFRNMTEEKKAIVRDLGFGGLMHIPPLRVDHQLLRELANNFKLGENRLKRGYGSFQITPKKIGDALGINATGDLFPEKVEYKKLFDDDKIIYRRFQGKTLKSLTDEMMEIGVGNEEERLMFKRIFILYIQMAFLLPTTINKISPVHLAPIFKMDGISERNWGEGHVLTFMIKGITDYKEKKKKAINGCLFALMIIYFHLSKNKGKNRTERLPKPWIANWTKEQLVERMTAEREEILGIVKMAETREKMKKKKKRKKTRNKKKQKKEGEPNIVFADRNY encoded by the exons atggcagactcttccacttcttccacttcttccatttCTCAAGGCGCTTTGAAAACAAGGAAACCCTCCCATTTTCGAgcgaaaatcaaatttcaaaatatagaaatcgttgttcgaaaactccatcaaaacaccatcaaactctccgtgaagaatctgaagaaaaaacaaagcaacaatactcaac tttcagagaaaatggcagcaagaaaccaaacaaaagaccttaaatgtgccacacatctcctgaatgataagttcagaaacatgactgaggagaagaaggcCATTGTGAGGGATCTTggattcggtgggttgatgcacatcccaccactaagggtggatcaccaactcttaagggagctggcaaacaacttcaaacttggggagaacagactgaaGAGAGGATATGGTTCTTTTCAAATAACCCCAAAAaaaataggtgatgcgcttggcatcaatgcaacag gagatctatttcctgagaaagttgagtataagaaactttttgatgatgacaaaataatttatagaagattccagggtaagaccctcaaaagtcttaccgatgaaatgatggaaatcggcgttggcaacgaagaggaacgcctgatgttcaagaggatattcatcctctacatacagatggcgttccttttgccaacgacgataaacaaaatatcgcccgtgcacctggccccaatttttaagatggacggcatatcggagagaaactggggggaggggcatgttttgaccttcatgatcaagggcatcacagactacaaggagaagaagaagaaggcaattaatggctgcctcttcgccctgatgataatctactttcatctttcaaaaaacaaaggcaagaacAGGACTGAAAGACTACCAAAgccctggattgccaactggactaaggagcagttggtggaaagaatgactgcagaaagagaggaaattttg gggattgtgaagatggcagagacaagagaaaaaatgaaaaaaaagaaaaaaagaaaaaaaacaagaaataaaaaaaaacaaaaaaaggaaggcgagccCAACATCGTCTTCGCAGACAGAAACTACTga
- the LOC112697126 gene encoding V-type proton ATPase subunit C produces the protein MANRYWVVSLPVHNSASTLWNQLQDQISKHSFDTPLYRFNIPNLRVGTLDSLLSLSDDLAKSNTFMEGVSHKIRRQIEELERISGVESSGLTVDGVPVDSYLTRFVWDEAKYPTMSPLKEIVDGIHGQVAKIEDDLKVRVSEYNNIRSQLNAINRKQTGSLAVRDLSNLVKPEDIITSEHLTTLLAIVSKYSQKDWLASYETLTNYVVPRSSKKLYEDNEYALYTVTLFNRVADNFRTSAREKGFQIRDFEYSPETHEGRKQELDKLMREQESLRGSLLQWCYTSYGEVFSSWMHFCAVRLFAESILRYGLPPSFLACVLAPSVKAEKKVRSILEGLSDSTNSSYWKSEDDVGMAALAGEDAHPYVSFTINLV, from the exons ATGGCGAACAGGTACTGGGTGGTGTCACTTCCCGTTCACAACTCCGCTTCCACTCTCTGGAACCAGCTCCAGGATCAAATCTCCAAGCACTCTTTCGACACCCCTCTCTACAGG TTCAACATCCCTAATCTCCGCGTCGGAACCctagactctctcctctctctcagcGATGATCTCGCCAAG TCCAACACTTTCATGGAAGGAGTGTCGCACAAGATCCGGCGCCAGATTGAGGAACTTGAGAGGATCTCCGGCGTCGAGAGCAGCGGTCTCACTGTCGATGGTGTCCCTGTTGATTCCTATTTAACCAG ATTTGTTTGGGATGAAGCAAAGTACCCCACTATGTCGCCATTGAAAGAGATCGTTGATGGAATTCATGGTCAAGTAGCAAAGATAGAGGATGATCTCAAG GTTCGTGTTTCTGAGTACAACAATATCCGCAGTCAGCTTAATGCTATCAACCGAAAGCAAACTGGAAG CTTAGCTGTCCGTGACCTTTCCAACTTGGTAAAACCTGAGGATATTATAACTTCAGAACATTTAACTACTCTCCTTGCCATTGTTTCCAAGTATTCACAAAAGGATTGGCTCGCAAGCTACGAAACACTGACAAACTATGTG GTCCCCAGATCTTCCAAGAAGTTGTATGAGGATAATGAATATGCTCTTTACACTGTAACACTCTTCAATCGTGTTGCGGACAACTTCAGAACTAGTGCACGTGAAAAAGGGTTTCAA ATTCGTGATTTTGAATACAGTCCAGAAACACACGAGGGGCGAAAGCAGGAGTTAGATAAATTGATGCGGGAACAGGAAAGTTTGAGAGGTTCTTTGTTGCAGTGGTGCTATACCAGCTATGGAGAG GTTTTCAGCTCGTGGATGCATTTCTGTGCTGTACGTTTATTTGCTGAGAGCATTCTGAGATATGGTCTACCACCATCTTTCTTG GCATGTGTTTTAGCTCCATCTGTAAAAGCTGAAAAGAAAGTACGTTCTATCCTTGAAGGTTTGAGTGATAGCACAAACAG TTCATACTGGAAGTCTGAGGATGATGTAGGGATGGCGGCCCTAGCGGGTGAGGATGCCCACCCCTACGTGTCCTTCACAATCAATCTTGTTTGA